From Trueperella pecoris, a single genomic window includes:
- a CDS encoding mannose-1-phosphate guanylyltransferase, which translates to MIHAIIPAGGAGTRLWPLSRRDQPKFLSDLTGTGRTLIQATVDRLAPVATTTTVVTGVAHRDAVAAQLPEVSPERIITEPSPRDSMAAIALAAAVIAQREGDVVVGSFAADHLVRDTPAFHAAVREAERAAELGYLVTIGITPDHPATGFGYIHEAELIDGTGQARHVRSFVEKPDAARATDYLATGEYRWNAGMFVAKTSVLLGALARFERELHDGVVEIARGYDGPGRQVAMERIWPTLKKIAIDHAIAEPLARAGGVAVVPVEMGWSDVGDYASLRDVLPEGQVQVAPGGSLQPVFSIDSQGALVYTHSKPIAVLGLEDAVVVETDNVILVTKRECSQRVKAIVDAVSHAGLDEIR; encoded by the coding sequence ATGATCCATGCCATCATCCCCGCCGGCGGCGCCGGCACGAGGCTCTGGCCGCTCTCCCGGCGCGACCAGCCTAAGTTCCTCTCCGACCTGACGGGCACCGGACGTACGCTCATCCAAGCGACCGTCGATCGGCTTGCGCCCGTGGCCACAACGACCACCGTCGTCACCGGCGTCGCACACCGCGACGCCGTCGCCGCTCAGCTTCCCGAGGTCAGCCCCGAGCGCATCATCACCGAGCCCTCGCCTCGTGACTCCATGGCCGCGATTGCGCTCGCCGCCGCCGTCATTGCCCAGCGCGAGGGCGACGTCGTCGTCGGATCGTTCGCTGCCGACCATCTCGTGCGAGATACGCCGGCCTTCCACGCGGCGGTCCGGGAGGCCGAACGCGCCGCTGAGCTCGGCTACCTCGTCACGATCGGCATCACGCCCGACCACCCGGCCACCGGCTTCGGCTACATTCACGAGGCCGAGCTCATCGACGGCACAGGCCAGGCCCGTCACGTGCGATCCTTCGTTGAAAAGCCGGACGCGGCGAGGGCCACCGACTACCTCGCTACGGGCGAATACCGGTGGAACGCGGGCATGTTCGTTGCCAAGACCTCCGTTCTGCTCGGTGCACTGGCCCGCTTCGAGCGCGAGCTGCACGACGGCGTCGTGGAGATCGCCCGCGGGTATGATGGGCCGGGGCGGCAGGTGGCGATGGAGCGGATCTGGCCGACGCTCAAGAAGATTGCCATCGACCACGCGATTGCCGAACCGCTGGCGCGTGCCGGGGGAGTGGCCGTGGTGCCCGTCGAGATGGGCTGGTCCGACGTCGGCGACTATGCTTCGTTGCGTGACGTGTTGCCGGAGGGCCAGGTGCAGGTCGCGCCCGGAGGCAGCCTGCAACCCGTGTTTTCCATTGACTCGCAGGGGGCGCTGGTGTACACGCACTCGAAGCCGATCGCGGTTTTGGGGCTTGAGGACGCCGTCGTCGTGGAAACTGATAATGTGATCCTCGTCACAAAACGGGAGTGTTCGCAACGAGTGAAAGCTATCGTAGACGCCGTTTCTCACGCCGGGCTTGACGAAATTCGTTAA
- a CDS encoding BMP family lipoprotein, with product MRNFKKFAAVAAATALALSACSNGADGGKSTASGEAKKDFKACLVSDAGGWDDHSFNESAKKGLDEAVKEYGIKFNTAESKNDNDFAPNTKAMVDDGCNLIIGVGFKLNSATATEANNNKDLKFALVDSVFTDKEFKPLKLDNGRPLLFNTQEAAYLAGYVAAGMSKTGKVGTFGGISIPSVTIFMDGFVDGVKAYNEAKGKDVKVLGWDKATQVGDFTQTFDDVQLGKSHAQQMIDQGVDVIMPVAGPVGAGAAQAAKATGKAVIIGVDSDWYESYADYKDLILTSVEKGIAASVKDTIKAVIDNKFSADPYIGTIANGGVSLSPFHDFDSKVPADLKKEVKDLEAKIKSGELKVESPSANK from the coding sequence GTGAGGAATTTCAAGAAGTTTGCAGCTGTTGCCGCTGCAACTGCTCTTGCACTCAGCGCATGTTCGAACGGCGCCGACGGTGGCAAGAGCACCGCCAGTGGCGAAGCTAAGAAGGACTTCAAGGCATGCCTCGTGTCCGATGCTGGCGGCTGGGACGACCACTCGTTCAACGAGTCCGCTAAGAAGGGTCTTGATGAGGCGGTAAAGGAATACGGCATCAAGTTCAATACTGCTGAGTCCAAGAACGACAACGATTTTGCGCCGAACACCAAGGCCATGGTCGACGACGGCTGTAACCTTATTATCGGCGTGGGCTTTAAGCTCAACTCGGCCACTGCAACCGAGGCCAATAACAACAAGGATCTCAAGTTCGCCCTCGTCGATTCCGTCTTCACCGACAAGGAATTCAAGCCGCTTAAGCTGGACAACGGCCGCCCGCTCCTGTTCAACACCCAGGAAGCAGCCTACCTCGCAGGCTACGTAGCTGCTGGTATGTCCAAGACTGGCAAGGTCGGCACCTTCGGCGGCATCTCCATCCCGTCGGTGACCATCTTCATGGACGGTTTCGTGGACGGTGTGAAGGCCTATAACGAGGCCAAGGGCAAGGACGTGAAGGTGCTCGGCTGGGACAAGGCCACCCAGGTCGGTGACTTCACCCAGACCTTCGACGACGTCCAGCTCGGCAAGAGCCACGCTCAGCAGATGATCGACCAAGGCGTCGACGTCATCATGCCGGTCGCCGGCCCGGTCGGCGCAGGCGCTGCCCAGGCTGCCAAGGCCACTGGCAAAGCCGTCATCATCGGTGTTGACTCGGATTGGTATGAGTCCTACGCAGATTACAAGGATCTCATCTTGACCTCTGTTGAGAAGGGCATCGCCGCTTCAGTCAAGGACACCATCAAGGCCGTGATCGACAATAAGTTCTCGGCAGATCCGTACATCGGAACCATCGCCAACGGCGGTGTCTCGCTCTCGCCGTTCCACGATTTCGATTCGAAGGTTCCGGCCGACCTGAAGAAGGAAGTCAAGGATCTCGAAGCGAAGATCAAGTCCGGCGAGCTGAAGGTTGAATCGCCGTCGGCAAACAAGTAA